Proteins encoded by one window of Synechococcus sp. MVIR-18-1:
- a CDS encoding BMC domain-containing protein, protein MATPSPRRRSSADSAASTPTNKAATPTSAAAKATVDVKPVESASAPVASSPARSTSRRTPPSGGSGKGSSLQASASPSPRRPFGIALGMIETRGMVPAIEAADAMTKAAEVQLISREYVGGGYVTVMVRGETGAVNAAVRAGADACERVGDGLVAAHIIARPHDEVEPALSCTNVTRRM, encoded by the coding sequence ATGGCCACCCCTTCACCCCGTCGTCGTTCCAGCGCCGACTCCGCCGCATCAACCCCAACGAATAAAGCCGCTACCCCCACTTCAGCCGCTGCGAAAGCCACCGTTGATGTGAAGCCTGTCGAGAGCGCTTCTGCTCCTGTAGCGAGCTCCCCTGCTCGCAGCACCTCCCGACGGACACCACCAAGTGGAGGCAGTGGAAAAGGGTCCTCCCTTCAGGCTTCTGCGAGCCCTTCTCCGAGACGTCCGTTTGGTATCGCCCTTGGCATGATTGAGACCAGAGGCATGGTGCCTGCCATTGAGGCAGCTGATGCAATGACGAAAGCTGCAGAGGTGCAGCTGATCAGTCGTGAATACGTCGGCGGTGGATACGTCACGGTGATGGTGCGTGGAGAGACCGGAGCGGTGAATGCTGCCGTGCGCGCAGGTGCTGATGCCTGTGAACGGGTTGGAGACGGCCTTGTTGCGGCACACATCATTGCTCGTCCTCACGATGAAGTGGAACCAGCTCTCT